The following are encoded in a window of Panicum virgatum strain AP13 chromosome 5N, P.virgatum_v5, whole genome shotgun sequence genomic DNA:
- the LOC120675787 gene encoding protein BUD31 homolog 1-like isoform X1 translates to MPKIKTSRVSYPEGWELIEPTIRELDAKMREAENDPHDGKRKCEALWPIFRISHQRSRYIYDLYYRRKEISQKLYEFCLDQGYADRNLIAKWKKPGYERLCCLRCIQTRDHNFATTCVCRVPKHLREEQVIECVHCGCRGCASGD, encoded by the exons ATGCCAAAGATAAAGACAAGCCGTGTTTCGTATCCGGAAGGATGGGAGCTTATTGAACCAACAATCCGTGAGTTGGAtgccaaaatgagagaag CTGAAAATGATCCACATGATGGGAAGAGGAAGTGTGAAGCTCTCTGGCCCATTTTCCGTATTTCTCATCAAAGGAGCCGCTACATATATGATCTTTACTACAGAAGGAAGGAGATATCACAGAAGCTTTATGAGTTTTGCCTGGACCAGGGTTATGCAGACCGCAATCTGATTGCGAAGTGGAAAAAG CCAGGTTATGAGCGCCTTTGCTGCCTTCGGTGCATACAGACACGTGACCACAACTTTGCAACGACTTGCGTCTGCAGAGTCCCCAAGCACCTCAGGGAGGAGCAAGTGATCGAATGTGTCCATTGCGGCTGCAGGGGCTGTGCCAGCGGTGACTaa
- the LOC120675787 gene encoding protein BUD31 homolog 1-like isoform X3 codes for MPKIKTSRVSYPEGWELIEPTIRELDAKMREAENDPHDGKRKCEALWPIFRISHQRSRYIYDLYYRRKEISQKLYEFCLDQGYADRNLIAKWKKNEPYVGPCNQGPARL; via the exons ATGCCAAAGATAAAGACAAGCCGTGTTTCGTATCCGGAAGGATGGGAGCTTATTGAACCAACAATCCGTGAGTTGGAtgccaaaatgagagaag CTGAAAATGATCCACATGATGGGAAGAGGAAGTGTGAAGCTCTCTGGCCCATTTTCCGTATTTCTCATCAAAGGAGCCGCTACATATATGATCTTTACTACAGAAGGAAGGAGATATCACAGAAGCTTTATGAGTTTTGCCTGGACCAGGGTTATGCAGACCGCAATCTGATTGCGAAGTGGAAAAAG AATGAACCTTATGTTGGTCCCTGCAATCAAGGGCCAG CCAGGTTATGA
- the LOC120675786 gene encoding protein starmaker-like produces MAVADSTAVTVDFLRARLLSERSVSRAAKERADELAKRVAELEEQVRAVTAQRRQAERAADEVLAILESQGFGGHLSDDDSDSDQEGDARSRGDTARAPGEEEQAAAKCEAEDALSGTAQPAGGLSWKGRSVSPHKATQLKHKERRRSYFYLLSSSDSSPKYRMGQSCRKNKRRIELSNGSRSAAPEDDGSGAGSQKRRQDGSDVTDDGQADVNGEVVGDEQSSGDGGGGQYVIRYEKDGEMERVLERQAELIGQYEEEEKAQREWEKRYNENRNANKVGVEVKNKTYQTDAKSKSSKKDLPTTTNPSAQCLPDGSFSKSPQNASQETGSQRREAGNEPDHGRAPTSSISAQESSTVTKQDEDRGDLISDGDSGYNSNAERCATKAPSDWSSSQFHDNTDSQADTQPYRPASSNIADIESVLQALQRARISLSAKLSKPVPPSQVTLALPAPGDDHKDYDDLPANDDDNSYGENLSSSSPARQEILALPAPEDYHERLDWPPELDGAAISQAEILALPAPGDDCRKEIEDYTKIPVGTPGLFRLPTDSFPVDEKMFSGNACGSGFSLGAAALLATSIFSNPPASYGAGTSVPSVSGDGSGFSAKQRCDLQTPALLPVPTPGRCNIPTPDFTVGCAPPLPGIPGHERDLRRAGYLGSADLFMQRGIDYTISNRWML; encoded by the exons ATGGCGGTGGCGGACTCCACGGCCGTGACcgtcgacttcctccgcgcGCGGCTGCTCTCCGAGCGGTCCGTGTCGCGCGCCGCCAAGGAGCGCGCGGACGAGCTCGCCAAGAGG GTcgcggagctggaggagcagGTCCGGGCGGTGACGGCGCAGAGGCGGCAGGCGGAGCGGGCTGCCGACGAGGTCCTCGCCATCCTCGAGTCCCAGGGCTTCGGCGGCCACCTCTCGGACGACGACTCGGACTCCGACCAGGAGGGCGACGCCAGGAGCCGCGGCGACACGGCCCGCGCcccgggggaggaggagcaggcggcggcgaagtGCGAGGCGGAGGACGCGCTGTCCGGGACGGCCCAGCCCGCCGGCGGGCTGTCGTGGAAAGGCCGCAGCGTGAGCCCGCACAAGGCCACGCAGCTCAAGCACAAGGAGAGGCGGAGGAGCTACTTCTACTTGCTCTCCTCCTCCGATTCCTCGCCCAAGTACCGGATGGGGCAGTCGTGCCGCAAGAACAAGCGGCGGATAGAGCTGAG CAATGGCAGCAGATCCGCGGCACCGGAAGATGACGGTAGCGGCGCAGGGAGTCAGAAGCGGCGGCAAGATGGGTCGGACGTCACGGACGATGGCCAGGCGGACGTGAACGGcgaggtggttggagatgagcAGAGTTCaggggatggaggaggtggccaGTACGTGATCAGGTATGAGAAGGATGGGGAGATGGAGAGGGTGCTGGAGAGGCAGGCAGAGCTGATAGGACAGtacgaggaagaggagaaagctCAAAGGGAGTGGGAGAAACGGTACAACGAGAACAGGAATGCAAATAAG GTTGGTGTGGAGGTCAAGAATAAGACATATCAGACAGATGCAAAGTCTAAATCAAGTAAAAAGGACctccccaccaccaccaaccCATCTGCTCAATGTCTGCCGGATGGTTCCTTTTCAAAATCGCCCCAAAACGCATCACAAGAAACCGGTTCCCAGCGGCGTGAAGCAGGCAACGAGCCTGATCACGGTCGTGCGCCAACCTCCTCCATTTCAGCACAGGAAAGCTCCACTGTCACTAAGCAAGATGAAGACCGCGGAGACCTAATCTCAGACGGCGATTCAGGCTACAATTCGAACGCCGAGCGCTGCGCCACCAAAGCACCATCAGACTGGAGCTCGTCGCAGTTCCATGACAACACAGACAGCCAAGCTGACACGCAGCCGTATCGACCGGCGTCAAGCAACATTGCGGATATAGAGAGTGTCCTGCAGGCGCTTCAACGTGCCAGGATATCCCTAAGCGCCAAGCTGAGCAAGCCGGTTCCTCCCAGCCAGGTGACCTTGGCGCTCCCGGCACCGGGGGACGATCACAAAGACTACGACGACCTGCCGGCCAACGATGACGATAACTCGTATGGAGAAAACCTCAGCAGCTCAAGCCCAGCTCGTCAGGAGATACTGGCGCTCCCGGCACCAGAGGATTACCATGAAAGGTTGGATTGGCCACCGGAGTTGGACGGCGCTGCCATTTCACAAGCAGAGATTTTGGCGCTTCCCGCTCCAGGAGACGATTGCCGCAAGGAGATCGAGGATTACACGAAGATCCCTGTCGGCACTCCCGGTTTATTCCGGTTGCCAACAGACtcatttccagtggatgagaagATGTTCTCAGGTAATGCCTGCGGTTCAGGGTTTAGTTTGGGGGCAGCGGCTCTACTTGCCACCAGCATTTTCAGCAATCCTCCTGCTTCTTATGGTGCCGGGACATCAGTTCCATCTGTTTCGGGAGATGGGTCAGGGTTTTCAGCAAAGCAGCGCTGTGATCTTCAGACTCCTGCGCTTCTCCCGGTGCCTACTCCTGGTAGGTGCAACATTCCCACCCCAGATTTTACAGTTGGGTGTGCTCCTCCCCTTCCTGGAATTCCAGGACATGAGCGAGATCTGAGGAGAGCAGGGTATCTTGGGAGTGCAGATTTGTTCATGCAGCGTGGTATCGATTACACCATATCCAATAGGTGGATGTTGTAA
- the LOC120673803 gene encoding WD repeat-containing protein ATCSA-1-like has product MWLEKVRGRERGELRARRFEAAARARRAASLALSNRKEFATPHHGAVNSLQVDLTEGRYLLSGASDGSAAVFDVWNATEYETGFIAKHRHILLVDKQHQNGHKFAISAAVWYPVDTGLFVTASFDQYVKVWDTNSTQVVMDFKMPGKVFTAAMSPIATTHMLIATGSADVQVRLCDIASGAFTHTLSGHRDGIMSLEWSASSEWVLMSGGCDGAIRFWDIRRAGCFRVLDQSQSQLGRRSPLLESTTENDHIDSIGPSTSTRSLPHKRTGNSKKNSPTMRKCQNLIHGHLQQRLHPGLSSSQNRATSHYGAVTGLRTTKDGMYLLSSGSDSRLRLWDIDSGCNTLVNFEAMRLQTGKPLQLAVTDDPSLAFVPCMASIKAYNLWSGTTFRAFRGHYELVNCCYYSEQDQELYTGSNDRQILVWSPSTPAFTEMEDDEKRHGLSAADEDNWSD; this is encoded by the exons ATGTGGCTGGAGAAGGTGAGGGGGAGGGAGCGCGGGGAGCTGCGCGCCCGGAGGTTCGAGGCCGCCGCCCGGGCGCGCCGCGCGGCCTCGCTCGCGCTCTCCAACCGCAAGGAGTTCGCCACCCCGCACCACGGCGCCGTCAACTCGCTACAG GTTGATTTGACAGAGGGGAGATACCTGCTCTCCGGGGCATCGGATGGGTCGGCCGCTGTATTCGATGTGTGGAACGCGACCGAGTACGAAACCGGCTTCATAGCGAAGCACAGGCACATACTGCTTGTGGACAAGCAGCACCAGAATGGCCACAAGTTCGCCATTTCGGCGGCAGTTTGGTATCCTGTGGATACCGGGCTGTTCGTCACAGCATCCTTTGATCAGTACGTCAAAGTTTGGGATACCAATTCGACTCAA GTCGTCATGGATTTTAAGATGCCTGGTAAAGTGTTCACTGCAGCCATGTCTCCAATTGCAACAACGCACATGCTTATCGCTACTGGGAGCGCAGATGTTCAGGTCCGTCTGTGTGACATAGCTTCTGGAGCATTTACCCACACATTGTCCGGTCACCGTG ATGGCATCATGTCCTTGGAGTGGTCTGCCTCAAGTGAGTGGGTTTTGATGAGTGGTGGCTGCGACGGGGCAATACGTTTCTGGGACATCAGGAGAGCTGGATGCTTTCGTGTTCTTGATCAATCACAGTCTCAGCTTGGAAGGAGATCTCCTCTTCTTGAAAGCACAACAGAGAAT GATCACATTGATTCCATAGGACCTTCAACTTCCACAAGGAGCTTACCTCACAAAAGGACCGGAAATTCTAAGAAGAACTCACCAACAATGCGCAAATGTCAAAATCTGATACATGGACATTTGCAACAGAGATTGCATCCTGGTTTATCATCCAGTCAAAACCGTGCAACATCTCATTATGGTGCTGTTACTGGATTACGAACAACTAAAGATGGGATGTACCTACTTAGCTCAG GATCTGATTCTCGTTTAAGACTATGGGACATCGATTCAGGATGCAACACTTTGGTCAATTTTGAAGCTATGCGATTGCAGACTGGCAAGCCGTTGCAATTAGCAGTCACTGATGATCCATCACTTGCATTTGTTCCATGCATGGCAAGCATCAAG GCATACAATTTATGGTCTGGTACGACATTTCGGGCATTCCGGGGTCACTACGAGCTTGTGAATTGCTGCTACTATAGTGAACAGGACCAA GAACTTTATACTGGCAGCAATGATAGACAAATTCTTGTATGGTCTCCATCAACTCCAGCTTTTACTGAAATG gaagatgatgagaagcgGCATGGGCTTTCTGCAGCTGATGAGGATAACTGGAGCGACTGA
- the LOC120675787 gene encoding protein BUD31 homolog 1-like isoform X2 — protein sequence MPKIKTSRVSYPEGWELIEPTIRELDAKMREAENDPHDGKRKCEALWPIFRISHQRSRYIYDLYYRRKEISQKLYEFCLDQGYADRNLIAKWKKNEPYVGPCNQGPGKQPGHLPLPLFGSKVEEELSSSAHTHTLCCLLSALAES from the exons ATGCCAAAGATAAAGACAAGCCGTGTTTCGTATCCGGAAGGATGGGAGCTTATTGAACCAACAATCCGTGAGTTGGAtgccaaaatgagagaag CTGAAAATGATCCACATGATGGGAAGAGGAAGTGTGAAGCTCTCTGGCCCATTTTCCGTATTTCTCATCAAAGGAGCCGCTACATATATGATCTTTACTACAGAAGGAAGGAGATATCACAGAAGCTTTATGAGTTTTGCCTGGACCAGGGTTATGCAGACCGCAATCTGATTGCGAAGTGGAAAAAG AATGAACCTTATGTTGGTCCCTGCAATCAAGGGCCAG GTAAGCAACCTGGtcaccttcctctccctctctttggctccaaggtagaagaagagctgagctcttctgcacacacacatacactatGCTGTCTGCTCTCTGCGCTGGCTGAGAGCTGA